Proteins encoded within one genomic window of Dromaius novaehollandiae isolate bDroNov1 chromosome 7, bDroNov1.hap1, whole genome shotgun sequence:
- the SLC35F5 gene encoding solute carrier family 35 member F5 isoform X1 gives MVWVFIMNRMSSQSNSSTQRRRMALGIVILLLVDVIWVASSELTSYVFTKYNKPFFSTFAKTSMFVLYLLGFIVWKPWRQQCTRGFRGRHAAFFADAEGYFAACATDNAVNSSLSEPLYVPVKFHDLPTEKSSSNNSDAEKTPKKPRVRFSNIMEIRQLPSSHALEAKLSRMSYPTVKEQESILKTVGKLTATQVAKISFFFCFVWFLANFSYQEALSDTQVAIVNILSSTSGLFTLILAAVFPSNSGDRFTLSKLLAVILSIGGVVLVNLSGSEASSGRDTIGSLWSLIGAMLYAVYIVMIKRKVDREDKLDIPMFFGFVGLFNLLLLWPGFFLLHYTGFEAFEFPNKLIWMCIVINGLIGTVLSEFLWLWGCFLTSSLIGTLALSLTIPLSIIADMCMQKVQFSWLFFAGAIPVFFSFFIATLLCHYNNWDPVMVGIRRVFAFICRKHRIQRMPEESEQCESLIPMHNVSQDGESCS, from the exons ATGGTGTGGGTTTTTATCATGAATCGAATGAGCTCCCAGAGCAATTCATCCACTCAGCGTAGGCGAATGGCTCTAGGAATTGTCATTCTTCTCCTTGTTGATGTGATATGGGTTGCCTCTTCAGAACTCACTTCT TATGTTTTTACAAAGTACAACAAACCTTTTTTCAGTACTTTTGCAAAAACATCCATGTTTGTTCTTTATCTCTTGGGATTTATCGTTTGGAAACCATGGAGGCAACAGTGTACACGTGGGTTTCGTGGAAGACATGCAGCTTTT TTTGCAGATGCTGAAGGTTATTTTGCTGCCTGTGCAACAGACAACGCTGTAAACAGTTCTCTG AGTGAACCTTTATATGTTCCTGTAAAGTTTCATGATTTGCCAACTGAAAAAAGTAGCAGTAATAATAGTGATGCAGAGAAAA ctCCTAAAAAGCCTCGTGTAAGGTTCAGTAATATCATGGAGATTCGACAACTCCCATCAAGCCATGCATTGGAAGCAAAGCTGTCTCGCATGTCATATCCAACTGTTAAGGAGCAGGAATCAATATTAAAAACTGTAGGGAAACTCACTGCAACTCAAGTAGCaaaaatcagctttttcttttgctttgtg TGGTTCTTGGCAAATTTCTCTTACCAAGAAGCTCTATCAGATACCCAGGTTGCCATAGTTAATATCTTGTCTTCGACCTCTG GACTTTTTACTTTAATCCTAGCTGCAGTCTTTCCCAGTAACAGTGGGGATAGGTTTACCCTTTCCAAATTGTTAGCTGTTATTTTAAG CATTGGTGGTGTAGTACTTGTTAACCTTTCTGGATCTGAGGCATCTTCTGGAAGAGATACAATag GTTCCCTTTGGTCTCTTATAGGAGCAATGCTGTATGCTGTGTACATAGTAATGATAAAAAGGAAAGTAGACAGAGAAGATAAGCTTGATATACCAATGTTCTTTG GTTTTGTAGGGCTGTTTAATCTGTTGCTGCTATGGCCAGGATTTTTCCTGCTTCACTATACTGGGTTTGAAGCCTTTGAGTTTCCCAACAAACTCATATGGATGTGCATTGTCATTAACGGCCTTATTGGAACAGTTCTGTCAGAGTTCCTCTGGTTGTG gGGCTGCTTTCTTACCTCATCACTGATAGGCACACTTGCGCTAAGCCTTACAATACCTCTGTCCATAATAGCTGACATGTGCATGCAGAAG GTGCAGTTTTCCTGGTTATTTTTTGCAGGGGCAatccctgtatttttttcttttttcattgcaaCTCTCTTGTGTCATTATAACAACTGGGATCCAGTGATGGTGGGAATCAGAAGAGTTTTTGCCTTTATCTGTAGAAAACATCGCATTCAGAG AATGCCAGAAGAAAGCGAGCAGTGTGAAAGTCTCATTCCTATGCATAATGTTTCTCAAGATGGAGAAAGTTGCTCATAG
- the SLC35F5 gene encoding solute carrier family 35 member F5 isoform X2 — protein MFVLYLLGFIVWKPWRQQCTRGFRGRHAAFFADAEGYFAACATDNAVNSSLSEPLYVPVKFHDLPTEKSSSNNSDAEKTPKKPRVRFSNIMEIRQLPSSHALEAKLSRMSYPTVKEQESILKTVGKLTATQVAKISFFFCFVWFLANFSYQEALSDTQVAIVNILSSTSGLFTLILAAVFPSNSGDRFTLSKLLAVILSIGGVVLVNLSGSEASSGRDTIGSLWSLIGAMLYAVYIVMIKRKVDREDKLDIPMFFGFVGLFNLLLLWPGFFLLHYTGFEAFEFPNKLIWMCIVINGLIGTVLSEFLWLWGCFLTSSLIGTLALSLTIPLSIIADMCMQKVQFSWLFFAGAIPVFFSFFIATLLCHYNNWDPVMVGIRRVFAFICRKHRIQRMPEESEQCESLIPMHNVSQDGESCS, from the exons ATGTTTGTTCTTTATCTCTTGGGATTTATCGTTTGGAAACCATGGAGGCAACAGTGTACACGTGGGTTTCGTGGAAGACATGCAGCTTTT TTTGCAGATGCTGAAGGTTATTTTGCTGCCTGTGCAACAGACAACGCTGTAAACAGTTCTCTG AGTGAACCTTTATATGTTCCTGTAAAGTTTCATGATTTGCCAACTGAAAAAAGTAGCAGTAATAATAGTGATGCAGAGAAAA ctCCTAAAAAGCCTCGTGTAAGGTTCAGTAATATCATGGAGATTCGACAACTCCCATCAAGCCATGCATTGGAAGCAAAGCTGTCTCGCATGTCATATCCAACTGTTAAGGAGCAGGAATCAATATTAAAAACTGTAGGGAAACTCACTGCAACTCAAGTAGCaaaaatcagctttttcttttgctttgtg TGGTTCTTGGCAAATTTCTCTTACCAAGAAGCTCTATCAGATACCCAGGTTGCCATAGTTAATATCTTGTCTTCGACCTCTG GACTTTTTACTTTAATCCTAGCTGCAGTCTTTCCCAGTAACAGTGGGGATAGGTTTACCCTTTCCAAATTGTTAGCTGTTATTTTAAG CATTGGTGGTGTAGTACTTGTTAACCTTTCTGGATCTGAGGCATCTTCTGGAAGAGATACAATag GTTCCCTTTGGTCTCTTATAGGAGCAATGCTGTATGCTGTGTACATAGTAATGATAAAAAGGAAAGTAGACAGAGAAGATAAGCTTGATATACCAATGTTCTTTG GTTTTGTAGGGCTGTTTAATCTGTTGCTGCTATGGCCAGGATTTTTCCTGCTTCACTATACTGGGTTTGAAGCCTTTGAGTTTCCCAACAAACTCATATGGATGTGCATTGTCATTAACGGCCTTATTGGAACAGTTCTGTCAGAGTTCCTCTGGTTGTG gGGCTGCTTTCTTACCTCATCACTGATAGGCACACTTGCGCTAAGCCTTACAATACCTCTGTCCATAATAGCTGACATGTGCATGCAGAAG GTGCAGTTTTCCTGGTTATTTTTTGCAGGGGCAatccctgtatttttttcttttttcattgcaaCTCTCTTGTGTCATTATAACAACTGGGATCCAGTGATGGTGGGAATCAGAAGAGTTTTTGCCTTTATCTGTAGAAAACATCGCATTCAGAG AATGCCAGAAGAAAGCGAGCAGTGTGAAAGTCTCATTCCTATGCATAATGTTTCTCAAGATGGAGAAAGTTGCTCATAG